The DNA segment AAGTCCCATTTTAGCATTATCACTAGCAATTCTGAAATGTGCCGCCATCGCCAATTCTAGTCCTCCTCCTAAAGCGAATCCATTAACAACGGCAATTACCGGAGTAGAAAGATGTGCGACAAAATCGAATAACTTAGCTTGTCCTTTTGCTGCTAATTGCTCTCCTTGTACTACTGAATAGCCAGCAAATTCATTAATATCAGCACCGGCAACAAATGCTTTTTCACCACTGCCAGTAATGACAATTATTTTGGTGTTAAAATCATCTTCTGCTTCTTTAAAAGCTTCGTGCAGTTCTTGTATTGTAGCCTGGTTAAGGGCGTTTAGTTTCTTAGGACGATCAATGGTAATAGTAGTAATCCCATTATCGTGTTCGTAAGCTAGGTTTTCAAATTTCATATTTAAATCTTTTTCAGTTTTTTTGTTAGTGCAAAAATACAAAATTGCCTATAACTGTCTCAAAAAGCGAACAGTAAATGTAGCTCCTTCGCCTTCTTCAGATTTGAGCGTTATGGTGCCTCCGTATGTTTCTACAATGTTTTTTACCATGGCAAGTCCAAGCCCCATCCCGCTATTTTTAGTAGTAAATTTAGGCTCGAATACTTTTTCTTTATTGTTTTCTGGAATTCCTGGCCCATTGTCACAAATATGCACACAAACATGTTCCGCTTCTGAGGCCACCATAACTTTAATCAACGGTACTTCTGGTTTGATTTGCTCAATGGCTTGAATACTATTTTTAACTAAGTTAGTCACTACTCTAATTAGCTGTGTGCGATCTAACTTAGCGATGATTTCTTCTTCTTCAGAATGAAACTCAATATACTCTTCGTTAAAAATATCAAGAGCGAGTTTAGTTATTTTAACCACATTGAGCGTTTCATCTTGTTGGGCGGGCATTTTTGCATAATTTGAAAACGCTTCGGCAATCGAACTCATAGTATCAATTTGCTGAATGAGGGTTTTACTGTATTCGTCTAAACGTTTTTCAATTTCAGGATCGTTTTGGTTAAATTTTCGCTGAAAACTCTGTACCGTTAAACGCATGGGTGTTAACGGATTTTTAATTTCGTGCGCTACCTGTTTTGCCATTTCGCGCCAAGCAGCCTCTCGCTCACTTGTTGCCAATTGTGCAGCACTATTTTCAAGCTCTTCAATCATACCATTATAGGCGTTTACAAGAGTTGAAATTTCTTCGGTAGTTGAATCGATCACTATTTTTTTATTGCGTTTATTCAGCCGGGTTTCGGTTATTTTTTCACTAATGGTGTTTAATGATCTTGTTATGTATTTTGAAAGAAAGTATGCCAAGGCAATAGCAATCAACAACATTAATAAGTATGCCATCCCCAAGCGGGTTAAGTTTTGCTTCAGTTCTTTTTTGATGAACCCGTCGTCTTCAATGTAGGGTAGGTTCAGGATTGCCAAAGGCTTAAAATAATTATCGGTTATGTATGAATAAGAAGATTGAAACTCCTGTCCGGCTTCAGTAAAGTTTTTTACATAATGTTTGTTAGAAGAATTACGTAATGCAGCTAGCGCAGTATCTGGCATTTTTTGATTGGCAGTATCCTTTAAAAAAGATGCTTTTGACGATTTTAGGAGGTTTCCGTCCAGATCATATAAATAAATTTCAAGATTGTGAATTTCCTTTATTTCATAAATTTCATCTTTAAAAATAAGAGGAATTTTAGCTGTTTCTATTGGATAAGTGGTTTCTTTTAAAACGTAATTAATTTTTTCACGAATAGCTGTTTCCTTACGTTCTAGGCGATCCCGATGATAATCTTTTGCCTCCTCTTGATATTGATAAACAGTAACCAGGGCTATCAAAATTGAGGCACCGACCACCAATAATAACATGGAGAAGAAAATGCGGTTGCGTAACGAATGCCTGAAGATTTTCATGAATGGTTTTTACAAAGGGAATATAGCAATAATTAAACCGAAATTGAAAGTCAAGTTTTAAAAAAGAAAAACCCCCACTTCTATTAAGAAATGAGGGTTTTCTAAACTCTGGTAATTAATTAAACTTTACTCTTTAATAAATCGTTCTACCAGTTCTTTCTGTCCGTCGTTAATCTTGATAAGATAAAGACCGTTAGAAAGCGTATCTACGTTGATGGTTGCAGTTCTGTTTACAGAACCCTTTAATACTTGTTGTCCAAGTACATTATAAATTGAATACGTAGCTTCTCTATTATCTAATAATTCAACATTTAAAATGTTGTGTGCAGGATTTGGATAAACATTAATTCCAAATGCTGCCTCAGAAGTACCCAAAGGTTGACCTTCTACTTCACCATAAACAGTATTGGTTGTTTGACCAATATTTACAGTATAATCCTCTACCTCTCCATATGAAAATGATTCGCAAGCAGTTTGCGCACTATTATATTTCATAGAAACACGCATTCTAGTTTGCCCAGATAGTGCTGAAGTAGGTACCGAGAAAGTAGCGCTTAAAGTTGCACTGCTACTAGAAGAACCACTAACAACTGCTTCACTGCTTTCAAATGTTCCATTCTGGTTATAATCAATCCAGATTTTCCAATATTCAGTATAACTAGAACTTGAGAAACCAGCACTAATATAAATGGTGTTAGAACCGTAAGGGACATTAGCAGATAGGTTTGAATAATCAGCATATCCACCATCATTTCCGGTAACATTATTTAGGTTATTAAGCCTAACTAAATCAACCCACTCGTATGATGAATTGTTTCCTTGAGAATCACAATAATTAATATTATTTGATAATGTTGAAACAGTAACGGTATTACTATCTGCTGAGTTATTTCCTGCATCATCAAAAGCTCTAACTTTAAATGAATAACTAGTTGCAGGAGAAAGTCCGGTGATATTTGTTGATGTTCCAGTTACATTTCCTAGGCTTGTACTTCCTTGGAAAACTTCATAACCAGTAACGCCTACATTATCAGTTGATGCATTCCAGTTTAATGTTAATGATGTTTGTGTAATATTGGAAGATGCTAAACTTGTTGGAGCAGTAGGCGCTTGAGTATCGGCACCGCCTCCAGTAATGTTTACTGTATAATCTTCAACTTCTCCATAAGTAAATGCTTCACAAGCGGAAGGAATACCATTATATTTCATTGAAATTCGCATTCTTGTGTTTCCACTTAATGCAGATGATGGTACTGTGAAGGTTCCGCTAATAGGTGTTGTTGTTGAGGCAGCTCTTGTCCATACTTGCTCTCCACTATCTGTAAAATCTCCATCTTGGTTATAATCTATCCAGGCCGAATATCCTTCAGAATACACTGTTCCGGTCCATACAGGTGTTACAGTAATAGTAGCTGAACTGTTTTTAGCTAAATCCGTACTTAGGTTTGTGAAATCTGAATACCCATTACCAGAACCAGAGGTGTTGTCAATTGATCCTATTTCAACTTGACCAATATATTCATCACTTACATTATTTCCTTGTGAATCACAATAATCAAGTTGTACTACTGAAGTTGTAAAGTTTACTGAGGACGAATAGTTCGAGGTACTCCCATCACTACATTTACTACGAACTTGAACTTCATAATCAGTTTCAGGAGACAATCCACTTAAAGTTGTTGAAACTCCAGAAGCTGCTTGAGTTATCCAAGAACTAGCACCATCTTCACGATATCTTACATCGTAAGTTGCACCAGATACCGCATCCCAAGCAACAATTGCAGAGTTAGAACCTACGCCTGAAACATCAACATTGCTAGGTGTAGTAGCTTCACAGACAGCAGCTTCTTCAGTAATTCCAGTTACAATCAAGCTAAAGTTTTGACTTCCTCCGCTTAAATTACCTTTATTAGTAACAGTAATTGTATAAGTTCCTGTAGCATTCGCAACATCAACTCTTTCATAGGGATCTACGTTATTATCACCCGTTCCATTACTTGTTACGGAGGTAAGTTTGTAAGGCATAAAAGTTGAACCGCTTTTTGTAACTCTAATGTCTAAATCATTCACTAATCTAGGTGTTGAAGAGTTTGTTTGTGTGGTTGCGGTTCCCGGTAAATCTGTCCAAGATATGGAGGCCATTAAATCATTTACGCCATCAGCTTCTACTGTTATAGTGTAGGTTTCTCCAGAGTTTAAAGTTAATTCATCAATAATAGAATTAGCACCTTCATCAGTAACGGCTTCAGCAGCACGTTTTGCGTTTAGCAATCCCCAACCATATACAGCATCAGGCCCAGAAGGTCCAGCATCATCAGCTGTATGCATTGCTAAACCTTTTAATGTAGAGGCACGCATAAAGCTTCCATTTAAATTATTGTGATGTTGTTGCAATAGCAAAAGAGTTCCTGTAACGTTAGGAGATGCCATTGAAGTACCTGTTATACTTGCATAGGCAGTATCACTATTTTCATATGTAGAATAAA comes from the Marixanthomonas ophiurae genome and includes:
- a CDS encoding enoyl-CoA hydratase/isomerase family protein; the protein is MKFENLAYEHDNGITTITIDRPKKLNALNQATIQELHEAFKEAEDDFNTKIIVITGSGEKAFVAGADINEFAGYSVVQGEQLAAKGQAKLFDFVAHLSTPVIAVVNGFALGGGLELAMAAHFRIASDNAKMGLPEVSLGVIPGYGGTQRLPQLVGKGRAMEMIMSAGMIDAAQALEYGLVNHVTSQEEVMDLALRIAGKIMKNSSVAIASAIASINAGFEAGENGFETEITEFGKCFGTADFKEGTSAFLEKRKPKFPGQ
- a CDS encoding sensor histidine kinase, which codes for MKIFRHSLRNRIFFSMLLLVVGASILIALVTVYQYQEEAKDYHRDRLERKETAIREKINYVLKETTYPIETAKIPLIFKDEIYEIKEIHNLEIYLYDLDGNLLKSSKASFLKDTANQKMPDTALAALRNSSNKHYVKNFTEAGQEFQSSYSYITDNYFKPLAILNLPYIEDDGFIKKELKQNLTRLGMAYLLMLLIAIALAYFLSKYITRSLNTISEKITETRLNKRNKKIVIDSTTEEISTLVNAYNGMIEELENSAAQLATSEREAAWREMAKQVAHEIKNPLTPMRLTVQSFQRKFNQNDPEIEKRLDEYSKTLIQQIDTMSSIAEAFSNYAKMPAQQDETLNVVKITKLALDIFNEEYIEFHSEEEEIIAKLDRTQLIRVVTNLVKNSIQAIEQIKPEVPLIKVMVASEAEHVCVHICDNGPGIPENNKEKVFEPKFTTKNSGMGLGLAMVKNIVETYGGTITLKSEEGEGATFTVRFLRQL
- a CDS encoding GEVED domain-containing protein codes for the protein MKSQYFLNRSVFTFALLLIAGMAFSQTESQLKQITSRYDLQNLSQLEKRLDSKNKQQKQEVLALAQQRNIETRVQLADGGFAELQYFADDGSPIYYRTFNANAAVSTRANFLNSGGGLGLNLDGQNMIAYVWDGGHARVTHQEYDGPGGNNRVSVEDASSEGGTQLNFHAAHVTGTITASGVQASAKGMSPQSKVRGYMWNNDIAEATAAASNGMLLSNHSYGFRSDLVPDYYFGAYITESRDWDQVMYNAPYYLMVVAAGNDGNTNYNGSPLNGNSAYDKLTGHSTSKNNLVVANAQDANIDSNGNLVSVTINSSSSEGPTDDLRIKPDITGNGTSVYSTYENSDTAYASITGTSMASPNVTGTLLLLQQHHNNLNGSFMRASTLKGLAMHTADDAGPSGPDAVYGWGLLNAKRAAEAVTDEGANSIIDELTLNSGETYTITVEADGVNDLMASISWTDLPGTATTQTNSSTPRLVNDLDIRVTKSGSTFMPYKLTSVTSNGTGDNNVDPYERVDVANATGTYTITVTNKGNLSGGSQNFSLIVTGITEEAAVCEATTPSNVDVSGVGSNSAIVAWDAVSGATYDVRYREDGASSWITQAASGVSTTLSGLSPETDYEVQVRSKCSDGSTSNYSSSVNFTTSVVQLDYCDSQGNNVSDEYIGQVEIGSIDNTSGSGNGYSDFTNLSTDLAKNSSATITVTPVWTGTVYSEGYSAWIDYNQDGDFTDSGEQVWTRAASTTTPISGTFTVPSSALSGNTRMRISMKYNGIPSACEAFTYGEVEDYTVNITGGGADTQAPTAPTSLASSNITQTSLTLNWNASTDNVGVTGYEVFQGSTSLGNVTGTSTNITGLSPATSYSFKVRAFDDAGNNSADSNTVTVSTLSNNINYCDSQGNNSSYEWVDLVRLNNLNNVTGNDGGYADYSNLSANVPYGSNTIYISAGFSSSSYTEYWKIWIDYNQNGTFESSEAVVSGSSSSSATLSATFSVPTSALSGQTRMRVSMKYNSAQTACESFSYGEVEDYTVNIGQTTNTVYGEVEGQPLGTSEAAFGINVYPNPAHNILNVELLDNREATYSIYNVLGQQVLKGSVNRTATINVDTLSNGLYLIKINDGQKELVERFIKE